ATACTGGTGGTAAGAAATCCACTGGTAAAGGACGTGTAAATAGGATGAAGGGTAGAAAAACGACATTGGAAGAACGTTTGGAAATTGTGGATTTTGCTTTAAGAAACGATCGGGACCATCAGTCGGCAGCTGAGAAGTATAACGTGTCCTATCAACAAGTATACAGTTGGGTACAGAAATAAGAAGCAGATGGGAAAGATGGGCTGCTTGATCGACGTGGCCGAAATCGCCCGAACAAGGAAAACATGACCGAAACCGAACAGTTGGAATCTGAATTAAAAGAAATGAACCGAAAGAATCGTCGCCTTCAAATGGAGAATGACTACTTAAAAAAGTTGAAAGAGATCGAGCAGAAGTTAAACGATTCTCGCTGGTCCGTCACTTGCCGGAGTATGTGAGTATTCAAGAATTGCATGAAACCAAGGACTATCCGATTCAAGAACTGTGTGCCATCGCGGGTGTTGCTCGATCCGCCTACTATAAGTGGCTGAACCGTGAGGTTCCAAAACAAGAACAGGATACGCAATATTTAGCTCAACTGATTGTCTTGATCTATCATGATGATGAAGTCAATCAAACATATGTTTATCGTCGGATGACAAGTCAAATGAATGCTTGGGGTGTCAGATGCAGTGAGAACAAGGTTTTACGTATCATGAGAATCCTTCGGATTCAATCACAAATCCGTAAAAAGCGTAAGGTTTATCCACGGGTTAACCCGGATCATCTAGCGAAGAATGTGTTAGATCGAGAATTTAAGGCTCAGGAACCCAATGAGAAATGGTGTACGGACATCACTGAAATGAAAGATGAGCGTGGCAAAAAGCAGTTCTTGAGTGCTGTGATTGACTTATACGACAATTCAATTGTTGCCTTTAAGCTTTCAAAACGAAACGACAATCATTTGGTGGAAAGCACGTTAATCGAAGCCTTTGCACAGAACCCAAATGTGCAATCGATCATTCACAGTGATCGAGGATCTCAATACACATCCCATATGTATCATGATTTGAAAGAAATATACGGGTTCACGCTAAGTATGTCGAGAGCTGGCTATTGTATTGATAATCAGCCAATTGAACGATTTTTCGGCACGTTAAAAGCAGAATATTATTACCGTATGTCTTTCTCATCAACTGAACAATTGGAGAATGGCATCCATAACTATATTGATTTTTATAACTGGCGAAGAGTGACGTTAACTTTCAAGGGACTGGCACCAAAGTTGTACCGGAGACAATACCAGG
This Salisediminibacterium beveridgei DNA region includes the following protein-coding sequences:
- a CDS encoding IS3 family transposase, coding for MSIQELHETKDYPIQELCAIAGVARSAYYKWLNREVPKQEQDTQYLAQLIVLIYHDDEVNQTYVYRRMTSQMNAWGVRCSENKVLRIMRILRIQSQIRKKRKVYPRVNPDHLAKNVLDREFKAQEPNEKWCTDITEMKDERGKKQFLSAVIDLYDNSIVAFKLSKRNDNHLVESTLIEAFAQNPNVQSIIHSDRGSQYTSHMYHDLKEIYGFTLSMSRAGYCIDNQPIERFFGTLKAEYYYRMSFSSTEQLENGIHNYIDFYNWRRVTLTFKGLAPKLYRRQYQGAA